A part of Periophthalmus magnuspinnatus isolate fPerMag1 chromosome 19, fPerMag1.2.pri, whole genome shotgun sequence genomic DNA contains:
- the narf gene encoding nuclear prelamin A recognition factor, with translation MAEVSLAKRKEKCENCTKQCNKKQTEDGNSSNHNNTIAAEQVREPGQLLFSACLSCDGCLSEEETLMISQQSLEDLHRVLALNKKCDASKHKVLVASVCPQSLPFFAVKFGLDIGEAARKLCGFLKSLGVAHVFDTTVAAGFSILESQREFVSRYRRRSHDSNTLPMFTSSCPGWIRYAERVLGSLVTPHICTARSPQQVMGCLIKDYFCKQQKLNAEKLYHLVIAPCFDKKLEAVREEFYNSLLESRDVDCVLTSGQIYGLMEQRQVTVEELDSSPLDHILGESCEVDLHRHEGRGSEGFLEHIFRHAAKELFGLDVHQITYKTLRNRDFQEVTLERDGEALLQFAAIYGFRNIQTLVHRMKKGRVPYQLVEVLSCPGGCLSGRGQAESEEGRIDKGLVQQMEEAYTSLPVQLPELNPAIHTLYQDWLQGHDSPHSNALLHTGYRTNNLLHPQPPHMQW, from the exons ATGGCAGAGGTGAGCCTAGCCAAGCGGAAGGAGAAGTGTGAAAATTGCactaaacag tgcAACAAGAAGCAGACAGAAGATGGCAACAGCTCAaaccacaacaacacaataGCAGCTGAACAG GTGAGGGAACCTGGCCAGCTGCTGTTCAGTGCGTGCCTGTCCTGTGACGGCTGTCTGTCTGAGGAGGAAACACTCATGATCTCACAGCAGAGTCTGGAGGATCTGCACAGGGTGTTGGCTCTTAATAAG AAATGTGATGCGTCCAAACATAAGGTCCTGGTGGCCTCAGTCTGTCCACAGTCTCTGCCATTCTTTGCGGTCAAGTTCGGACTGGACATCGGCGAGGCGGCCCGAAAACTGTGTGGGTTCTTAAAAAGTCTAG GCGTAGCACATGTCTTTGATACCACAGTGGCTGCAGGCTTCAGTATATTGGAAAGCCAGAGGGAGTTTGTTTCCAGGTACCGTCGGAGGAGCCACGACAGCAACACCCTACCCATGTTCACCTCGTCCTGCCCAG GGTGGATCCGGTATGCAGAGCGCGTCCTGGGCAGCCTGGTGACCCCTCACATCTGCACTGCCCGCTCCCCTCAGCAGGTCATGGGCTGCCTCATCAAGGACTACTTCTGTAAACAGCAG AAACTGAACGCAGAGAAGCTCTACCATCTGGTGATCGCTCCATGTTTTGATAAGAAGTTGGAGGCGGTGAGGGAGGAGTTTTACAACAGTCTGTTAGAGAGTCGTGACGTCGACTGCGTCCTCACATCag gtcagatctatgggtTGATGGAGCAGAGGCAGGTGACAGTGGAGGAGCTGGACTCATCTCCACTGGACCACAT tCTGGGAGAGAGCTGTGAGGTGGACCTGCACAGACATGAGGGCCGTGGCTCAGAGGGCTTCCTGGAGCACATCTTCAGACATGCTGCCAAAGAGCTCTTCGGTCTGGACGTGCACCAGATCACCTACAAGACGCTCAG AAACCGAGACTTCCAGGAGGTGACTCTGGAGCGGGATGGGGAGGCTCTGCTACAGTTCGCTGCAATCTACGGCTTTAGAAACATTCAGACTCTGGTGCACCGCATGAAGAAAGGCCGTGTGCCCTACCAGCTGGTGGAGGTGCTGTCCTGCCCCGGAG GCTGCCTGAGCGGTCGGGGACAGGCTGAATCAGAAGAAGGCCGTATCGACAAAGGCCTGGTGCAGCAGATGGAGGAAGCCTACACCAGTCTGCCCGTCCAACTCCCCGAACTCAACCCAGCCATCCACACCCTCTATCAAGACTGGCTCCAGGGACACGACTCCCCTCACAGCAACGCACTGCTCCACACCGGATATCGCACCAACAACCTCCTGCACCCGCAGCCCCCGCACATGCAGTGGTGA